The Streptomyces sp. Je 1-332 genome has a window encoding:
- a CDS encoding UPF0182 family protein, translating into MPDRGGGPTGPRIRVGRPSRRVRTLLMTLGILAVLAMVFVMFAGFWTDWLWYRSVNYSSVFTTTLWTKIGLFFVFGLLMAAAVGLNIWLAHRLRPPLSAMSMEQQSLDRYRMSIAPYKKWLLLGIATLVGLIAGASAAGQWRTWLLWVNGVSFGQKDPQFHLDVSFFAFDLPWYRFLLGFGFAATVLSLIAAALTHYLYGGLRITSPGARATAASTGHLSVLLGVFVTLKAVAYWLDRYGLAVKSSDFKATGDWTGLRYVDANAYLPAKTILFCIAVICALLFFGTLWRRTWQLPVIGFGLMVLSAILIGGLYPAIVQKFQVQPNEQAKEAPYIKKNIAATRDAYGISGVKPEDYKGAGKADEDPEKKRDDADSAANYRLNDPNIVSPTFQQLEQEREYYRFPTTLDVDRYNGQDTIVGLRELSLDKLEKRNWINDHFAYTHGYGMVTAKGTETKKGSKGAPDFTNYGLPTSGNLGEYEQRIYYGEKTTQYSIVGGPQKELDYEEDGGGQKTYSYKGDSGVNLSNPINRAAYAVSFGEPQMLYSGAIGEGSRILYNRTPKERVESVAPWLTIDGDTYPTVVDGKIQWVVDAYTTSNGYPYASRTTLGDTTADSLSESDDQRAVVAQQNQVNYIRNSVKATVDAYTGEVKLYTWDDKDPVLKTWKKAFPDTVKDKGEIPKALMDHLRYPQDMFKVQRELLTLYHVTDPGQFYNASDAWQVPNDPTKKDNSAVPPYYLSMKTPGQTQQQFALTTTFTPSGRPNLRAFMTVDADARSKDFGKMKLLRVTGDVDGPEQVQNKLNSMTEVGNFVRDMKGADSDVLYGNLLTVPLDDGFLYVEPVYVQGRKSAYPLLKKVAVSYGTETAFADSLSDGLNQVFGAEGTTKPPADEGDTDEPTEPPKSNDPTVQAALDDAQTAFEDGQTALKDGDWEAYGKAQDDLQEALQRAEDAQAAADKKGDKNGDADADKNADKNADKNADKNGDKDGDKNGG; encoded by the coding sequence ATGCCGGACCGCGGCGGAGGCCCGACGGGGCCACGGATCAGAGTGGGCCGACCGTCCCGTCGCGTCCGGACCTTGCTCATGACACTGGGCATCCTGGCGGTACTCGCCATGGTGTTCGTCATGTTCGCGGGGTTCTGGACGGACTGGCTGTGGTATCGCTCGGTCAACTATTCGTCGGTCTTCACGACGACCCTGTGGACCAAGATCGGCCTGTTCTTCGTCTTCGGCCTCCTGATGGCGGCCGCGGTCGGACTGAACATCTGGCTGGCGCACCGGCTGCGTCCGCCGCTGAGTGCCATGTCGATGGAGCAGCAGAGCCTCGACCGGTACCGCATGAGCATCGCGCCGTACAAGAAGTGGCTGCTGCTCGGCATCGCCACGCTCGTCGGCCTGATCGCCGGTGCCTCGGCCGCGGGCCAGTGGCGCACGTGGCTCCTGTGGGTGAACGGCGTCTCCTTCGGTCAGAAGGACCCGCAGTTCCACCTGGACGTGTCGTTCTTCGCGTTCGACCTGCCCTGGTACCGCTTCCTGCTCGGCTTCGGCTTCGCGGCCACGGTGCTCTCCCTGATCGCCGCCGCCCTGACGCACTACCTGTACGGCGGACTGCGGATCACCAGCCCCGGCGCGCGCGCCACGGCTGCGTCCACCGGGCATCTGTCGGTGCTGCTCGGCGTCTTCGTGACGCTCAAGGCAGTGGCGTACTGGCTCGACCGGTACGGCCTCGCGGTGAAGTCCAGTGACTTCAAGGCGACCGGCGACTGGACGGGCCTTCGCTACGTGGACGCGAACGCGTACCTGCCGGCCAAGACCATCCTGTTCTGCATCGCCGTCATCTGCGCCCTGCTCTTCTTCGGGACGCTGTGGCGGCGCACCTGGCAGCTGCCGGTCATCGGCTTCGGCCTGATGGTCCTCTCCGCCATCCTCATCGGCGGTCTGTACCCGGCCATCGTGCAGAAGTTCCAGGTCCAGCCGAACGAGCAGGCCAAGGAAGCGCCGTACATCAAGAAGAACATCGCGGCGACGCGCGACGCGTACGGCATCAGCGGTGTGAAGCCCGAGGACTACAAGGGCGCGGGCAAGGCCGACGAGGACCCCGAGAAGAAGCGCGACGACGCGGACTCGGCCGCCAACTACCGGCTGAACGACCCGAACATCGTCTCGCCGACGTTCCAGCAGCTGGAGCAGGAGCGCGAGTACTACCGCTTCCCGACGACCCTGGACGTGGACCGTTACAACGGCCAGGACACCATCGTCGGTCTGCGTGAGCTCAGCCTCGACAAGCTCGAGAAGCGCAACTGGATCAACGACCACTTCGCCTACACCCACGGGTACGGCATGGTCACGGCCAAGGGCACGGAGACGAAGAAGGGCTCCAAGGGAGCCCCGGACTTCACGAACTACGGCCTGCCGACCAGCGGCAACCTCGGCGAGTACGAGCAGCGGATCTACTACGGCGAGAAGACCACCCAGTACTCGATCGTCGGCGGGCCCCAGAAGGAGCTCGACTACGAAGAGGACGGCGGCGGCCAAAAGACCTACAGCTACAAGGGCGACAGCGGGGTCAATCTCTCCAACCCGATCAACCGTGCGGCCTACGCGGTGTCCTTCGGCGAACCGCAGATGCTGTACTCGGGCGCGATCGGTGAGGGGTCGCGGATCCTCTACAACCGCACCCCCAAGGAGCGCGTCGAGTCGGTGGCTCCCTGGCTGACCATCGACGGCGACACGTATCCGACGGTGGTCGACGGCAAGATCCAGTGGGTCGTCGACGCCTACACGACGAGCAACGGCTATCCGTACGCCTCGCGGACCACGCTCGGCGACACCACGGCCGACTCGCTGTCCGAGTCCGACGACCAACGCGCGGTGGTGGCCCAGCAGAACCAGGTCAACTACATCCGCAACTCGGTGAAGGCGACCGTCGACGCGTACACCGGAGAGGTCAAGCTCTACACCTGGGACGACAAGGACCCGGTCCTGAAGACCTGGAAGAAGGCGTTCCCGGACACCGTCAAGGACAAGGGTGAGATCCCCAAGGCCCTGATGGACCACCTGCGCTACCCCCAGGACATGTTCAAGGTGCAGCGCGAGCTCCTGACGCTCTACCACGTCACGGACCCGGGCCAGTTCTACAACGCGAGTGACGCCTGGCAGGTGCCGAACGACCCGACGAAGAAGGACAACAGCGCGGTTCCGCCGTACTACCTGTCCATGAAGACGCCGGGCCAGACGCAGCAGCAGTTCGCACTGACGACGACGTTCACCCCCAGCGGGCGCCCCAATCTGCGCGCCTTCATGACGGTCGACGCCGACGCCAGAAGCAAGGACTTCGGCAAGATGAAACTGCTGAGAGTCACTGGCGACGTGGACGGCCCGGAACAGGTCCAGAACAAGCTGAACTCGATGACCGAGGTCGGTAACTTCGTCCGGGACATGAAGGGCGCCGACTCCGACGTCCTCTACGGAAACCTGCTGACGGTGCCACTGGACGACGGGTTCCTCTACGTCGAGCCCGTGTACGTACAGGGACGCAAGTCGGCGTATCCGCTCCTGAAGAAGGTCGCGGTGTCCTACGGCACGGAGACCGCCTTCGCGGACTCCCTGAGCGACGGCCTCAACCAGGTCTTCGGCGCCGAAGGGACCACGAAGCCTCCGGCCGACGAGGGCGACACGGACGAGCCGACCGAGCCGCCCAAGTCGAACGACCCGACGGTGCAGGCTGCCCTCGACGACGCCCAGACGGCGTTCGAGGACGGGCAGACGGCCCTGAAGGACGGCGACTGGGAGGCGTACGGCAAGGCGCAGGACGACCTGCAGGAAGCCCTGCAGCGCGCCGAGGACGCCCAGGCCGCGGCGGACAAGAAGGGCGACAAGAACGGCGACGCGGACGCCGACAAGAACGCCGACAAGAACGCCGACAAGAACGCCGACAAGAATGGGGACAAGGACGGGGACAAGAACGGCGGCTGA
- a CDS encoding tetratricopeptide repeat protein: MDVMGDKATLLDTGRFVQAADREDPGTAAEELRHRLAAEAGDVDAMSVLGSLLLRRGDLDGAESLLRAATAEGDRAAANNLGVLLHQRGYADEAAGWWRVAAVAGSAAAAHALGRHHRERGDEPAAEYWLRQSAEQGHALGAYALADLLEHRGDVGAERWMRASAERGHREAAYRIARALDRRATAEQRSDGGGVRSAAVEAEQWYRQAAARGHRRAALHLGAILEQRGELKEAGRWYLNSAKDGEARAACALGFLLRDAGDEESAAVWWLKAAQDGDGNAANALGALHAERGETQTAERWYRAAMDAGDVNGAYNLGLLCAEQGRTVQADQWYRRAAYAGHREAANALAVLLLQGGDAAGAEPWFSKAAEAGSVDAAFNLGILYASRDDEDSALPWYERAAAAGHTEAALQVGTARLRVGDEQDAERHLRCAAGGGSAEAAYRLGTVLDARRSAAGPPALGEPAAEKTECEEWYERAAQQGHRRAQVRVGMLAAGRGDVVEAARWYRLAADAGSRNGAFNLGLLLAREGSEPEAALWWTRAADAGHGRAALRLALLYARRGQLVEGQRWAARAVELGPAEVSERAARLREALQQELTA, translated from the coding sequence ATGGACGTTATGGGGGACAAGGCAACTCTGTTGGATACAGGGCGGTTTGTGCAGGCGGCCGACCGGGAGGATCCCGGGACGGCCGCCGAAGAGTTGCGCCATAGGCTGGCCGCCGAGGCCGGGGACGTCGACGCGATGAGCGTCCTCGGAAGCCTGCTGCTGCGCCGCGGTGATCTCGACGGTGCCGAGTCCCTGCTGCGCGCCGCGACCGCCGAGGGCGACCGCGCCGCGGCCAACAACCTCGGAGTCCTCCTCCACCAGCGTGGGTACGCAGACGAGGCGGCCGGCTGGTGGCGGGTCGCCGCCGTCGCCGGTTCCGCGGCGGCCGCGCACGCGCTCGGGCGTCACCACCGCGAGCGCGGCGACGAGCCCGCCGCGGAGTACTGGCTGCGGCAGTCCGCCGAGCAGGGCCACGCCCTGGGGGCGTACGCCCTCGCCGACCTCCTCGAGCACCGCGGTGACGTCGGCGCCGAGCGCTGGATGCGGGCGTCCGCCGAGCGCGGTCACCGCGAGGCCGCGTATCGGATCGCCCGCGCCCTCGACCGGCGCGCCACCGCCGAGCAGCGCTCCGACGGCGGAGGCGTACGGTCCGCTGCCGTCGAGGCCGAGCAGTGGTACCGCCAGGCCGCCGCGCGCGGTCACCGGCGGGCCGCGCTGCACCTCGGCGCGATCCTGGAGCAGCGCGGCGAGCTGAAGGAGGCCGGGCGCTGGTACCTGAACTCCGCCAAGGACGGCGAGGCGCGTGCCGCCTGCGCCCTCGGCTTCCTGCTGCGTGACGCGGGCGACGAGGAGAGCGCCGCCGTCTGGTGGCTGAAAGCAGCCCAGGACGGCGACGGCAACGCCGCCAACGCCTTGGGCGCGCTGCACGCCGAGCGGGGCGAGACCCAGACCGCCGAGCGGTGGTACAGGGCTGCCATGGACGCGGGCGACGTGAACGGCGCGTACAACCTCGGGCTGCTCTGCGCCGAGCAGGGGCGCACCGTGCAGGCCGACCAGTGGTACAGGCGTGCCGCGTACGCCGGTCACCGCGAGGCCGCCAACGCGCTCGCCGTGCTGTTGCTCCAGGGCGGTGACGCGGCGGGCGCCGAGCCGTGGTTCTCCAAGGCCGCCGAGGCGGGCAGCGTGGACGCGGCCTTCAACCTCGGGATTCTGTACGCGTCCCGTGACGACGAGGACTCCGCCCTGCCCTGGTACGAGCGTGCGGCGGCCGCAGGGCACACCGAGGCCGCGCTCCAGGTCGGCACCGCGCGGCTGCGCGTGGGCGACGAGCAGGACGCCGAGCGGCATCTGCGGTGCGCTGCCGGTGGCGGCAGCGCGGAGGCGGCGTACCGCCTCGGCACCGTGCTCGACGCGCGGCGCTCCGCCGCGGGCCCGCCCGCTCTCGGGGAGCCCGCCGCGGAGAAGACCGAGTGCGAGGAGTGGTACGAGCGGGCGGCCCAGCAGGGGCACCGGCGTGCGCAGGTCCGGGTCGGGATGCTGGCCGCGGGGCGCGGTGATGTCGTCGAGGCGGCTCGGTGGTACCGCCTCGCGGCGGACGCGGGCAGCCGCAACGGCGCGTTCAACCTGGGGCTGCTGCTTGCGCGTGAGGGCAGTGAGCCGGAGGCCGCGCTCTGGTGGACCCGGGCCGCCGACGCGGGGCACGGGCGCGCGGCGCTTCGGCTTGCGCTGCTTTACGCTCGGCGCGGGCAGCTGGTGGAGGGGCAGCGGTGGGCTGCCCGTGCGGTGGAGCTGGGGCCCGCTGAGGTTTCCGAGCGGGCGGCTCGGTTGCGGGAAGCTTTGCAGCAGGAGCTGACTGCGTAG
- a CDS encoding ABC transporter substrate-binding protein, with protein MHTRIRTRFSTLAVLMAGALLTSAGCAKEDDAPDSAAPTKPRTVEAVPGCGKASWTDPSDLTKDRAPSRCAKGAPAPRPLPKERSLTIATGTLSAEYVAPLQMAVEKGEFKKEGLDVDLKVLPTPDALPLLAKGDIDAQWAAPEAAVMNGITGGFTIKWAAGNFSPDPKSKSGLWVKLKKGESAGHVPMAGRKLGTMIGKGSVISYPMGKALKKHGGGLDKIQFQQLGSADVLTALQNGGTDSAWLLDPVWRKVDGDKRYAFLGGQPRGEPLGGLLFGPNLLTEDPDAGVALLRAYIRTVNTYFAGDYKADKAFVTELAKLLKTDEAVLRSTPSLRMDWEIRAGTTDRLQAAYEAAGVAEGKRVPEGKAVDRRLYEEAVGHRR; from the coding sequence ATGCACACCCGCATCCGCACCCGGTTCTCCACTCTGGCTGTCCTCATGGCCGGCGCGCTGCTCACCTCCGCGGGGTGCGCGAAGGAGGACGACGCCCCGGACTCGGCGGCGCCCACGAAGCCCCGCACCGTCGAGGCGGTCCCCGGCTGCGGCAAGGCCAGCTGGACGGACCCCTCCGACCTCACCAAGGACCGCGCGCCCTCCCGCTGCGCCAAGGGTGCCCCGGCCCCGCGCCCGCTACCCAAGGAGCGCAGCCTCACCATCGCGACCGGCACACTCAGCGCCGAGTACGTCGCACCCCTCCAAATGGCCGTGGAAAAGGGCGAGTTCAAGAAGGAGGGCCTGGACGTCGACCTCAAGGTGCTGCCGACCCCCGACGCCCTCCCCCTCCTCGCCAAGGGCGACATCGACGCCCAGTGGGCCGCCCCCGAGGCCGCCGTCATGAACGGCATCACCGGCGGCTTCACCATCAAATGGGCGGCCGGGAACTTCTCACCCGACCCGAAGTCCAAGAGCGGGCTCTGGGTGAAGCTGAAGAAGGGCGAGAGCGCGGGCCATGTCCCGATGGCGGGCCGCAAGCTCGGCACCATGATCGGCAAGGGCTCGGTCATCTCGTACCCCATGGGCAAGGCCCTGAAGAAGCACGGCGGCGGCCTCGACAAGATCCAGTTCCAGCAGCTGGGTTCGGCGGACGTCCTGACCGCCCTCCAGAACGGCGGCACCGACTCCGCCTGGCTCCTCGACCCGGTCTGGCGCAAGGTCGACGGCGACAAGCGGTACGCCTTCCTCGGCGGCCAGCCCCGAGGCGAACCGCTCGGCGGTCTCCTGTTCGGCCCCAACCTCCTGACCGAGGACCCGGACGCGGGCGTCGCGCTGCTGCGCGCGTACATCAGGACCGTGAACACGTACTTCGCCGGTGACTACAAGGCGGACAAGGCCTTCGTGACCGAGCTCGCGAAGCTCCTGAAGACCGACGAGGCCGTCCTGCGCTCGACTCCGTCACTGCGCATGGACTGGGAGATCCGGGCCGGTACCACGGACCGGCTCCAGGCGGCGTACGAAGCCGCGGGCGTCGCCGAGGGCAAGAGAGTCCCGGAGGGAAAGGCGGTGGACCGCAGGCTGTACGAGGAGGCGGTGGGCCACAGGCGGTAG
- a CDS encoding ABC transporter permease, producing the protein MTTTTSPKAPEEPQDGVLVRRPGPQELHPARTHRRRRTLEIGLAVAVPLALILLWQLAATQAWIDDRVYPAPQTILEDGWERAADGDLWPDVWATLKRVLAGYAIGTVTGYALGLLMGSLSLVRAALEPLLDALYVVPKLALLPVFLNMFGLGEGPQIALVAATVFFFVWISTMAAVLAVPSGHRDAGQVFGASPWQMFRHVLLPASLPAVLVGARIAAGVAVLVIVASEQIAASNGLGHLIFDSRALFQNDVMFVGIVCVAVLGVVFSELVRIAGRLLTPWAPRDRGRSQS; encoded by the coding sequence ATGACGACGACCACCTCGCCCAAAGCGCCCGAAGAACCCCAGGACGGTGTGCTCGTCCGCAGGCCGGGCCCCCAGGAGCTGCACCCCGCCCGCACCCACCGCAGGCGCCGCACCCTGGAGATCGGCCTCGCCGTCGCCGTCCCCCTCGCCCTGATCCTGCTGTGGCAACTGGCCGCCACCCAGGCCTGGATCGACGACCGCGTCTACCCCGCTCCCCAGACCATCCTCGAAGACGGCTGGGAGCGCGCGGCGGACGGTGACCTGTGGCCCGACGTGTGGGCCACGCTCAAGCGCGTCCTCGCCGGCTACGCGATCGGCACGGTCACCGGCTACGCGCTCGGCCTCCTCATGGGCTCGCTCTCCCTCGTACGCGCGGCGCTCGAACCGCTCCTGGACGCGCTGTACGTCGTACCGAAGCTGGCCCTGCTGCCCGTGTTCCTGAACATGTTCGGCCTCGGCGAGGGCCCGCAGATCGCGCTCGTGGCGGCCACCGTCTTCTTCTTCGTCTGGATCTCGACGATGGCGGCGGTGCTCGCCGTGCCCTCGGGACACCGCGACGCGGGCCAGGTCTTCGGGGCGTCGCCGTGGCAGATGTTCCGCCATGTCCTGCTGCCCGCGTCGCTGCCCGCCGTGCTCGTGGGCGCGCGGATCGCGGCGGGTGTCGCGGTCCTGGTGATCGTGGCGTCGGAGCAGATCGCCGCGTCGAACGGCCTCGGCCACCTGATCTTCGACTCCCGCGCCCTTTTCCAGAACGACGTGATGTTCGTCGGCATCGTCTGCGTCGCCGTGCTCGGCGTCGTCTTCTCCGAACTGGTGCGGATCGCGGGCCGGTTGCTCACTCCATGGGCTCCGCGCGACCGCGGCAGAAGCCAGTCGTGA
- a CDS encoding ABC transporter ATP-binding protein, translating to MGDPHPKLEAHAVTRTFGRGAKAVDALGPVDLKIAPGEFTCIVGPSGCGKSTLLRIAAGLLRPTRGALTIRTAAQRPAAMIFQDYGIYDWKTVQANVRFGLDIQKVPRREANARARDWLTRLGLADFADAYPATLSGGMRQRVAIARALAVEPEILLMDEPFAALDAQLRTILQDELLDLTQTTRTTTLFITHSLEEAIVLGDRVLVMSARPGRIIAERRPPFPRPRSGDVRTTPEFTALKGELWDLLRGEVVRENARDEAAVA from the coding sequence GTGGGAGACCCGCACCCGAAACTAGAAGCCCACGCAGTAACGAGAACCTTCGGCCGCGGCGCCAAGGCCGTGGACGCCTTGGGCCCCGTCGACCTGAAGATCGCCCCCGGCGAATTCACCTGCATAGTCGGCCCCTCAGGCTGCGGAAAATCAACGCTGCTCCGCATAGCCGCAGGCCTCCTGCGCCCCACCAGGGGCGCGCTGACCATCCGCACAGCCGCGCAGCGCCCCGCCGCGATGATCTTCCAGGACTACGGCATCTACGACTGGAAGACCGTCCAGGCCAACGTCCGCTTCGGCCTGGACATCCAGAAGGTCCCCCGCCGCGAGGCGAACGCCCGTGCCAGGGACTGGCTGACCCGCTTAGGTCTCGCCGACTTCGCCGACGCCTACCCCGCCACCCTCTCCGGCGGCATGCGCCAACGCGTGGCCATCGCCCGCGCCCTGGCCGTGGAGCCCGAGATCCTGCTGATGGACGAGCCGTTCGCGGCCCTGGACGCCCAGCTCCGCACGATCCTCCAGGACGAGCTCCTCGACCTCACCCAGACCACCCGCACCACCACCCTCTTCATCACCCACAGCCTCGAAGAGGCGATCGTTCTCGGTGACCGCGTCCTGGTCATGTCCGCCCGCCCGGGCCGCATCATCGCCGAACGCCGCCCGCCGTTCCCGAGGCCTCGCAGCGGTGACGTACGCACGACGCCCGAATTCACCGCTCTCAAGGGCGAGTTGTGGGACCTGCTGCGCGGCGAGGTGGTCCGCGAGAACGCACGGGACGAGGCGGCCGTGGCATGA
- a CDS encoding Fur family transcriptional regulator: MSDLLERLRGRGWRMTAQRRVVAEVLDGDHVHLTADEVHARAVDKLPEISRATVYNTLGELVTIGEVLEVSTDRRAKRYDPNAHRPHQHLVCAQCGTIRDVHPTGNPLSSLPDSERFGFTVEAADVTYRGTCPNCAGA; encoded by the coding sequence ATGAGCGACCTGTTGGAACGACTGCGCGGCCGTGGCTGGCGCATGACCGCGCAGCGGCGCGTCGTGGCCGAGGTCCTCGACGGGGACCACGTACACCTGACCGCGGACGAGGTGCACGCCCGCGCCGTGGACAAGCTGCCCGAGATCTCCCGGGCGACCGTCTACAACACCCTGGGCGAGCTGGTGACCATCGGAGAGGTCCTCGAGGTCTCGACGGACCGCAGGGCCAAGCGGTACGACCCGAACGCCCACCGCCCCCACCAGCACCTGGTGTGCGCGCAGTGCGGCACGATCCGCGACGTCCACCCCACGGGCAACCCCTTGAGCAGCCTCCCCGACTCGGAACGCTTCGGCTTCACGGTCGAGGCCGCGGACGTCACATACAGGGGCACGTGCCCTAACTGCGCGGGGGCGTAG
- a CDS encoding catalase, protein MTQEAHVTQGPLTTEAGAPVADNQNSETAGVGGPVLVQDQALLEKLAHFNRERIPERIVHARGAGAYGTFTLTRDVSQWTRAKFLSEVGKQTETFLRFSTVAGNLGSADAVRDPRGFALKFYTEEGNYDLVGNNTPVFFIKDAIKFPDFIHTQKRDPYTGSQEADNVWDFWGLSPESTHQVTWLFGDRGIPATLRHMNGYGSHTYQWNNEAGEVFWVKYHFKTDQGIKNLTTDEANQMSGMDPDSHQRDLREAIERGEFPSWTVQVQIMPAAEAATYRFNPFDLTKVWPHEDYPPIEIGKLELNRNPENIFAEVEQSIFSPAHFVPGIGPSPDKMLQGRLFAYGDAHRYRVGINADHLPVNRPHATEARTNSRDGALYDGRHKGTKNYEPNSFGGPFQTDRPLWVTTPVSGGTGNHEAPSHAEDNDFVQAGNLYRKMSEDEKTRLIDNLAGNIAGVSRDDIAERAINNFRQADGDFGKRLEAAVQALRG, encoded by the coding sequence ATGACGCAGGAGGCGCACGTGACGCAGGGACCGCTCACCACGGAGGCCGGCGCGCCGGTCGCCGACAACCAGAACAGCGAGACCGCTGGTGTCGGCGGTCCGGTTCTCGTCCAGGACCAGGCGCTGCTCGAGAAGCTCGCGCACTTCAACCGCGAGCGCATCCCGGAGCGCATCGTCCACGCGCGTGGCGCCGGTGCGTACGGCACCTTCACGCTGACCCGCGACGTCTCGCAGTGGACGCGTGCGAAGTTTCTCTCCGAGGTCGGCAAGCAGACGGAGACCTTCCTCCGGTTCTCCACCGTGGCCGGCAACCTCGGCTCCGCCGACGCCGTGCGCGACCCCCGTGGCTTCGCCCTGAAGTTCTACACGGAGGAGGGGAACTACGACCTGGTCGGGAACAACACCCCCGTCTTCTTCATCAAGGACGCCATCAAGTTCCCCGACTTCATCCACACGCAGAAGCGCGACCCGTACACGGGCTCGCAGGAGGCCGACAACGTGTGGGACTTCTGGGGTCTGAGCCCCGAGTCGACCCACCAGGTCACCTGGCTCTTCGGCGACCGCGGCATCCCGGCGACGCTGCGCCACATGAACGGGTACGGCTCGCACACGTACCAGTGGAACAACGAGGCCGGCGAGGTCTTCTGGGTCAAGTACCACTTCAAGACCGACCAGGGGATCAAGAACCTCACCACGGACGAGGCCAACCAGATGTCCGGCATGGACCCGGACTCCCACCAGCGCGACCTGCGCGAGGCCATCGAGCGCGGTGAGTTCCCGTCCTGGACCGTGCAGGTGCAGATCATGCCGGCGGCCGAAGCGGCGACGTACCGTTTCAACCCGTTCGACCTCACCAAGGTGTGGCCGCACGAGGACTACCCGCCGATCGAGATCGGCAAGCTGGAGCTCAACCGCAACCCGGAGAACATTTTCGCCGAGGTCGAGCAGAGCATCTTCTCGCCCGCGCACTTCGTTCCCGGCATCGGTCCCTCCCCGGACAAGATGCTCCAGGGCCGCCTCTTCGCGTACGGCGACGCGCACCGCTACCGCGTCGGCATCAACGCCGACCACCTGCCGGTGAACCGCCCGCACGCCACCGAGGCGCGCACCAACTCGCGTGACGGCGCGCTGTACGACGGCCGCCACAAGGGCACGAAGAACTACGAGCCGAACTCCTTCGGCGGCCCGTTCCAGACGGACCGGCCGCTCTGGGTGACCACTCCGGTCAGCGGTGGCACGGGCAACCACGAGGCGCCCTCGCACGCCGAGGACAACGACTTCGTGCAGGCGGGCAACCTCTACCGCAAGATGTCCGAGGACGAGAAGACGCGTCTGATCGACAACCTCGCGGGCAACATCGCGGGTGTCTCGCGCGACGACATCGCCGAGCGGGCGATCAACAACTTCCGTCAGGCTGACGGCGACTTCGGCAAGCGTCTCGAGGCCGCGGTCCAGGCCCTTCGCGGCTGA